The Streptomyces sp. NBC_00440 genome contains a region encoding:
- a CDS encoding potassium channel family protein: MRVAIAGAGAVGRSIAGELLENGHEVLLVDKAPTAISVERVPLAEWLLADACEITSLDEAALQRCNVVIAATGDDKVNLVVSLLAKTEYGVPRVVARVNNPKNEWLFNESWGVDVAVSTPRLMSALVEEAVSVGDLVRLLRFSHGDANLVELTLPPESALAGTQVSDVAWPEDTSLVTIIRGTRVLTPSPEETLEAGDELLFVAAQAREEQLEDLLSVRREGAAG; the protein is encoded by the coding sequence ATGCGTGTGGCTATTGCCGGGGCCGGCGCGGTGGGGCGTTCCATCGCGGGTGAGCTGCTGGAGAACGGGCACGAGGTCCTGCTGGTCGACAAGGCGCCCACCGCCATCTCGGTGGAGCGGGTGCCGCTGGCCGAGTGGCTGCTCGCGGACGCCTGCGAGATCACCTCGCTGGACGAGGCGGCGCTGCAGCGGTGCAACGTGGTGATCGCCGCGACCGGTGACGACAAGGTCAACCTGGTGGTCTCGCTGCTCGCGAAGACGGAGTACGGGGTACCGCGGGTCGTGGCCCGGGTGAACAACCCGAAGAACGAGTGGCTGTTCAACGAGTCCTGGGGCGTCGATGTCGCGGTCTCCACGCCGCGGCTGATGTCGGCGCTGGTCGAGGAGGCCGTGAGCGTCGGCGATCTCGTGCGGCTGCTGCGCTTCAGCCACGGTGACGCCAACCTCGTCGAGCTGACGCTGCCGCCCGAGTCGGCGCTGGCCGGTACCCAGGTCAGTGATGTGGCGTGGCCCGAGGACACCTCGCTGGTCACCATCATCCGCGGCACGCGCGTCCTGACGCCGAGTCCGGAGGAGACCCTGGAGGCGGGCGACGAGCTGCTGTTCGTGGCCGCGCAGGCGCGCGAGGAGCAGTTGGAGGACCTGCTGTCGGTACGCCGGGAGGGCGCGGCCGGGTAA
- a CDS encoding potassium channel family protein — protein sequence MHIVIMGCGRVGAALAQTLEQQGHTVAVIDQDPTAFRRLGAGFGGRRVTGVGFDQDTLREAGVEEAGAFAAVSSGDNSNIIAARVAREMFGIENVAARIYDPRRAEVYQRLGIPTVATVRWTADQMLRRLLPSGAEPLWRDPSGGVQLAEVHTSAAWIGRKISQLQEETGVRVAFLTRLGEATLPTSRTVLQEGDLVHVMMHTAEVEKVEAAFARGPEEGGH from the coding sequence GTGCACATCGTCATCATGGGCTGCGGGCGAGTGGGAGCCGCTCTCGCGCAGACCCTGGAACAGCAGGGGCACACGGTCGCAGTCATCGACCAGGACCCCACGGCCTTCCGCCGTCTGGGCGCCGGGTTCGGCGGTCGCCGGGTCACCGGAGTCGGATTCGACCAGGACACCCTCCGTGAAGCGGGTGTCGAGGAGGCCGGTGCGTTCGCCGCGGTGAGCAGCGGGGACAACTCGAACATCATCGCGGCGCGGGTCGCCCGCGAGATGTTCGGGATCGAGAACGTCGCCGCCCGCATCTACGACCCCCGCCGTGCCGAGGTCTACCAGCGCCTGGGCATCCCGACCGTCGCGACGGTCCGCTGGACCGCCGACCAGATGCTGCGGCGGCTGCTGCCGTCCGGCGCCGAACCGCTGTGGCGCGATCCGAGCGGGGGTGTGCAGCTCGCGGAGGTGCATACGTCGGCTGCCTGGATCGGCCGCAAGATCAGCCAGCTCCAGGAGGAGACGGGCGTGCGCGTCGCGTTTCTCACACGTCTGGGGGAGGCGACGCTGCCCACGTCCCGGACTGTGCTCCAGGAGGGTGATCTGGTGCACGTCATGATGCACACGGCCGAGGTCGAAAAGGTCGAAGCGGCCTTCGCCCGAGGTCCCGAGGAGGGCGGTCACTGA